The Hippoglossus hippoglossus isolate fHipHip1 chromosome 2, fHipHip1.pri, whole genome shotgun sequence genome includes a region encoding these proteins:
- the LOC117775239 gene encoding R3H domain-containing protein 1 isoform X3, with translation MRMSDTADSEATKVSEATDPASSPNDNAAKSEVSDPSQSCRDEQGSNSKRDAQPVKYSKSNTRLKLVRSLAVCEESFPCPIPEPSAAPQDGFLLQPFEKEERGTQDQAEKEDVSDKVDKPEKTQRKRLSRDSSQDYTDSTGIDLHEFLVNTLKGNPKDRSMLLKLEQDILDFISNNESQKRKFPPMTPYHRMLLHRVAAYFGMDHNVDPSGKSVVINKTTNTRIPDQKFSEHIKDDRADDFQKRYILKRDNSSFDREDSTIRMRLKADKRSKSMEEREEEYQRARERIFAHDVDHYILDRSAQDEDACMSTQQRRQMFRLRAGRSGASRQSSSETETLPRHGEPRPWSSTDSSDSSNRLAPRPAITKASSFSGISPGLVRGDSTASSKSTGRLSKTGSESCSSVGSSSSSISRPQLPLPASAATRSNILNTQLIHPAADTRGPGHPEMIKSIPSQPPPAIDTTNYYVLPLEPSAIPPGSVLVNPHTGKPFIHPDGSAVLYNPASIVPAAGRIPQQGKPPQQPISAAGQQQTTNHLHSQPICPLQPSSEPVHNPMVSYPLPPSQFLPICPNQQYTVPDVLNAQFSHMTLTQQQQPSDSGATAQDNRHYPTLYHHHPSSVMLQGAPPQQVAGYMMAGPSGGHSGVLQGHPVSLPTPGLNQAYSSSTPGPAAFPGATLNQPLLQQHAYFQQPVQQMSMCYCSSAHHPHCSTQHQHHHQQQQQQHHHHQQQQQQHHHYRPPVNTLSYNCPQSQNLPQQVHQAVMPNPASSYQTVVGVQPTPNLALTGNQQSNMGNQMQGMMVQYPPMQSYQQVSVPQQTYQQPMFVSCQPGQGAMAVAGMQPYYSLLPPNQHTTMSSTVSFLPAQMMEQLQFPQSQSPCVSQQHPGQQYAGLLPPAPSSGMVMLQMTAPPCQQPRAPSPCQRKQPGYKHPGPENQRSRRPAELPPLPDITQSSLRSSPALTHSPGQPPSVKGLLPPGISPIPVMAHHPQLPTAFCHSGQGEAHYSLLGQPLHYKPSIRPPLIHTAHMVTKHQGPLGVWRSGHVRKASRKPLSSDLSVGEAVSTHILEVTDPPEGISCTDSNHLLAELCEGGELIPRPSDHRLRNTTRDAPGRDLASSHSVFAMLPSRYAVPSTALHHRSPRASF, from the exons ATGAGAATGTCCGATACCGCCGACAGTGAAGCGACGAAGGTTTCCGAGGCCACCGACCCGGCGTCGTCTCCAAACGACAACGCCGCCAAGTCTGAGGTTTCAGACCCGAGCCAGAGCTGCAGAGATGAGCAGGGCAGCAACAGTAAAAGGGACGCACAG CCTGTGAAGTACTCCAAG tCCAACACCAGGCTAAAGCTGGTGCGGAGCCTGGCAGTGTGTGAAGAGTCCTTCCCTTGCCCTATTCCTGAGCCTTCAGCAGCACCTCAG GATGGATTCCTTCTCCAGCCCTTTGAAAAGGAAGAACGAGGAACGCAGGACCAAGCCGAGAAAGAGGACGTCTCTGACAAGGTGGACAAACCTGAGAAAACGCAGAGGAAAAGGCTGTCGAGAG ATTCCAGTCAAGACTACACAGATTCAACTGGCATAGATCTCCATGAGTTCCTGGTCAACACACTGAAGGGCAACCCCAA ggaTCGGAGCATGCTTCTGAAACTGGAACAGGACATCTTGGACTTCATCAGCAATAACGA AAGTCAAAAGAGAAAGTTTCCACCCATGACGCCTTACCATAGGATGCTGTTACACCGAGTGGCAGCCTACTTTGGAATGGACCACAATGTGGATCCCAGTGGAAAATCTGTGGTTATCAACAAAACCACCAACACTAGAAT ACCCGATCAGAAATTCTCCGAGCACATCAAGGATGACAGGGCGGACGATTTTCAGAAACGCTACATTCTCAAACGAGACAACTCCAGCTTTGATCGTGAAGACAGCACG ATTCGAATGCGTTTGAAAGCTGACAAGAGGAGCAAATCGAtggaggagcgggaggaggagtACCAGCGAGCCAGAGAAAGGATATTTGCACATGAT GTAGATCACTATATACTAGATAGAAG cGCGCAGGATGAAGACGCATGCATGAGCACCCAACAGAGGCGGCAAATGTTCAG GCTACGGGCCGGCCGGTCAGGCGCCAGCCGACAGAGCAGCTCAGAGACAGAAACGCTGCCGCGGCACGGCGAGCCTCGGCCGTGGAGCAGCACCGACAGCTCGGACAGCTCCAACCGGCTCGCCCCGCGACCCGCCATCACCAAGGCCAGCAGCTTCAGCGGCATCTCCCCCGGCCTGGTCCGAGGGGACAGCACAGCCAGCAGCAAGAGCACCGGGAGGCTCTCGAAAACAG GTTCCGAATCATGCAGTAGCGTCGGCTCCTCGTCCAGCTCGATATCCCGTCCCCAGCTGCCTCTCCCAGCTTCGGCCGCAACCCGATCCAACATCCTCAACACGCAATTAATCCACCCGGCCGCCGACACCAGAGGCCCCGGACACCCGGAGATGATCAAGAGCATCCCATCGCAGCCGCCGCCAGCTATAGACACAACCAACTATTACGTGTTGCCGTTGGAACCCTCAGCGATCCCACCTGGCAGTGTTCTGGTCAACCCACACACAG GCAAGCCTTTCATCCATCCCGACGGCAGCGCTGTACTTTATAACCCGGCAAGCATCGTCCCCGCTGCTGGCAGGATTCCACAGCAGGGGAAACCCCCACAGCAGCCAATCTCTGCCGCAGGCCAGCAGCAGACCACCAATCATCTGCACTCCCAG ccGATCTGTCCTCTCCAGCCGTCCTCTGAGCCTGTCCACAACCCAATGGTCTCttatcctcttcctccctctcagttCCTGCCCATCTGTCCTAACCAACAGTACACTGTG CCCGACGTCCTAAACGCCCagttcagtcacatgactctcacgcagcagcagcagcccagcgACAGCGGAGCCACAGCTCAAGACAACCGCCACTATCCAACTTTgtaccaccaccacccctcctctGTGATGCTGCAGGGAGCCCCTCCGCAGCAGGTTGCTGGCTACATGATGGCAGGGCCATCAGGAGGACACTCAGGGGTGCTACAGGGTCATCCTGTCTCACTCCCAACTCCAGGCCTCAACCAAGCGTACTCCAGCTCCACACCGGGCCCCGCTGCTTTTCCCGGGGCCACGTTGAACCAGCCGTTACTCCAGCAGCACGCTTACTTCCAGCAGCCTGTACAGCAG ATGTCCATGTGTTACTGCTCTTCAGCCCACCACCCACACTGCTCCACTcagcat cagcaccatcatcagcagcagcagcagcagcaccatcatcatcagcagcagcagcagcagcaccaccactACCGACCCCCGGTCAACACGCTGTCCTATAACTGCCCTCAGAGCCAAAACCTGCCCCAACAAG TGCACCAAGCCGTGATGCCAAACCCAGCGTCCAGCTACCAGACTGTAGTGGGCGTGCAGCCAACACCCAACCTCGCCCTCACTGGCAACCAGCAAAGCAATATGGGCAACCAGATGCAAGGCATGATGGTCCAGTACCCTCCAATGCAGTCTTATCAG caggtttCTGTGCCACAGCAGACGTACCAGCAGCCAATGTTTGTGTCCTGCCAGCCGGGACAGGGGGCGATGGCTGTTGCTGGCATGCAGCCCTACTACAGCCTGCTCCCCCCGAACCAGCACACCACCATGAG TTCAACAGTGAGTTTCCTGCCCGCCCAGATGATGGAGCAGCTCCAGTTCCCTCAGTCCCAGTCCCCTTGTGTCTCCCAGCAGCACCCAGGCCAACAGTACGCAG ggttgTTGCCGCCGGCCCCCAGCAGTGGCATGGTGATGCTGCAAATGACAGCGCCCCCCTGCCAGCAGCCCCGGGCCCCCTCCCCCTGCCAGCGGAAACAGCCCGGCTACAAACACCCAGGGCCCGAGAACCAGCGCAGCCGCAGGCCTGCCGAGCTCCCGCCGCTTCCAGACATCACCCAG AGCAGCCTGCGCTCGTCCCCGGCGCTCACTCACTCGCCAGGCCAGCCGCCCAGCGTCAAGGGGCTCCTCCCACCAGGCATCTCGCCCATCCCTGTCATGGCCCACCACCCGCAGCTCCCTACAGCCTTCTGCCACAGTGGACAAG GTGAAGCCCACTACTCTCTACTGGGCCAACCTCTGCATTACAAACCCTCCATCAGACCTCCGCTGATCCACACTGCCCACATGGTGACCAAACACCag gGTCCACTGGGGGTTTGGCGTAGCGGTCATGTGAGGAAGGCCAGCAGAAAACCTCTGTCTTCAGATCTCAGTGTAGGTGAAGCAG tgagcACTCACATCCTGGAAGTGACAGATCCTCCAGAGGGGATCAGCTGTACAGACTCCAACCACCTCCTGGCAGAGCTCTGTGAAGGGGGCGAACTGATCCCGCGGCCGTCGGACCACCGGCTGCGCAACACAACCAGAGACGCTCCCGGCAGAGACCTGGCCTCATCACACTCTGTCTTTGCCATGCTACCCTCCAGATACGCTGTCCCAAGCACCGCGCTCCACCACCGCAGCCCCCGGGCTTCCTTTTAA
- the LOC117775239 gene encoding R3H domain-containing protein 1 isoform X4, translating to MRMSDTADSEATKVSEATDPASSPNDNAAKSEVSDPSQSCRDEQGSNSKRDAQPVKYSKSNTRLKLVRSLAVCEESFPCPIPEPSAAPQDGFLLQPFEKEERGTQDQAEKEDVSDKVDKPEKTQRKRLSRDSSQDYTDSTGIDLHEFLVNTLKGNPKDRSMLLKLEQDILDFISNNESQKRKFPPMTPYHRMLLHRVAAYFGMDHNVDPSGKSVVINKTTNTRIPDQKFSEHIKDDRADDFQKRYILKRDNSSFDREDSTIRMRLKADKRSKSMEEREEEYQRARERIFAHDVDHYILDRSAQDEDACMSTQQRRQMFRLRAGRSGASRQSSSETETLPRHGEPRPWSSTDSSDSSNRLAPRPAITKASSFSGISPGLVRGDSTASSKSTGRLSKTGSESCSSVGSSSSSISRPQLPLPASAATRSNILNTQLIHPAADTRGPGHPEMIKSIPSQPPPAIDTTNYYVLPLEPSAIPPGSVLVNPHTGKPFIHPDGSAVLYNPASIVPAAGRIPQQGKPPQQPISAAGQQQTTNHLHSQPICPLQPSSEPVHNPMVSYPLPPSQFLPICPNQQYTVPDVLNAQFSHMTLTQQQQPSDSGATAQDNRHYPTLYHHHPSSVMLQGAPPQQVAGYMMAGPSGGHSGVLQGHPVSLPTPGLNQAYSSSTPGPAAFPGATLNQPLLQQHAYFQQPVQQMSMCYCSSAHHPHCSTQHHHHHQQQQQQHHHYRPPVNTLSYNCPQSQNLPQQVHQAVMPNPASSYQTVVGVQPTPNLALTGNQQSNMGNQMQGMMVQYPPMQSYQQVSVPQQTYQQPMFVSCQPGQGAMAVAGMQPYYSLLPPNQHTTMSSTVSFLPAQMMEQLQFPQSQSPCVSQQHPGQQYAGLLPPAPSSGMVMLQMTAPPCQQPRAPSPCQRKQPGYKHPGPENQRSRRPAELPPLPDITQSSLRSSPALTHSPGQPPSVKGLLPPGISPIPVMAHHPQLPTAFCHSGQGEAHYSLLGQPLHYKPSIRPPLIHTAHMVTKHQGPLGVWRSGHVRKASRKPLSSDLSVGEAVSTHILEVTDPPEGISCTDSNHLLAELCEGGELIPRPSDHRLRNTTRDAPGRDLASSHSVFAMLPSRYAVPSTALHHRSPRASF from the exons ATGAGAATGTCCGATACCGCCGACAGTGAAGCGACGAAGGTTTCCGAGGCCACCGACCCGGCGTCGTCTCCAAACGACAACGCCGCCAAGTCTGAGGTTTCAGACCCGAGCCAGAGCTGCAGAGATGAGCAGGGCAGCAACAGTAAAAGGGACGCACAG CCTGTGAAGTACTCCAAG tCCAACACCAGGCTAAAGCTGGTGCGGAGCCTGGCAGTGTGTGAAGAGTCCTTCCCTTGCCCTATTCCTGAGCCTTCAGCAGCACCTCAG GATGGATTCCTTCTCCAGCCCTTTGAAAAGGAAGAACGAGGAACGCAGGACCAAGCCGAGAAAGAGGACGTCTCTGACAAGGTGGACAAACCTGAGAAAACGCAGAGGAAAAGGCTGTCGAGAG ATTCCAGTCAAGACTACACAGATTCAACTGGCATAGATCTCCATGAGTTCCTGGTCAACACACTGAAGGGCAACCCCAA ggaTCGGAGCATGCTTCTGAAACTGGAACAGGACATCTTGGACTTCATCAGCAATAACGA AAGTCAAAAGAGAAAGTTTCCACCCATGACGCCTTACCATAGGATGCTGTTACACCGAGTGGCAGCCTACTTTGGAATGGACCACAATGTGGATCCCAGTGGAAAATCTGTGGTTATCAACAAAACCACCAACACTAGAAT ACCCGATCAGAAATTCTCCGAGCACATCAAGGATGACAGGGCGGACGATTTTCAGAAACGCTACATTCTCAAACGAGACAACTCCAGCTTTGATCGTGAAGACAGCACG ATTCGAATGCGTTTGAAAGCTGACAAGAGGAGCAAATCGAtggaggagcgggaggaggagtACCAGCGAGCCAGAGAAAGGATATTTGCACATGAT GTAGATCACTATATACTAGATAGAAG cGCGCAGGATGAAGACGCATGCATGAGCACCCAACAGAGGCGGCAAATGTTCAG GCTACGGGCCGGCCGGTCAGGCGCCAGCCGACAGAGCAGCTCAGAGACAGAAACGCTGCCGCGGCACGGCGAGCCTCGGCCGTGGAGCAGCACCGACAGCTCGGACAGCTCCAACCGGCTCGCCCCGCGACCCGCCATCACCAAGGCCAGCAGCTTCAGCGGCATCTCCCCCGGCCTGGTCCGAGGGGACAGCACAGCCAGCAGCAAGAGCACCGGGAGGCTCTCGAAAACAG GTTCCGAATCATGCAGTAGCGTCGGCTCCTCGTCCAGCTCGATATCCCGTCCCCAGCTGCCTCTCCCAGCTTCGGCCGCAACCCGATCCAACATCCTCAACACGCAATTAATCCACCCGGCCGCCGACACCAGAGGCCCCGGACACCCGGAGATGATCAAGAGCATCCCATCGCAGCCGCCGCCAGCTATAGACACAACCAACTATTACGTGTTGCCGTTGGAACCCTCAGCGATCCCACCTGGCAGTGTTCTGGTCAACCCACACACAG GCAAGCCTTTCATCCATCCCGACGGCAGCGCTGTACTTTATAACCCGGCAAGCATCGTCCCCGCTGCTGGCAGGATTCCACAGCAGGGGAAACCCCCACAGCAGCCAATCTCTGCCGCAGGCCAGCAGCAGACCACCAATCATCTGCACTCCCAG ccGATCTGTCCTCTCCAGCCGTCCTCTGAGCCTGTCCACAACCCAATGGTCTCttatcctcttcctccctctcagttCCTGCCCATCTGTCCTAACCAACAGTACACTGTG CCCGACGTCCTAAACGCCCagttcagtcacatgactctcacgcagcagcagcagcccagcgACAGCGGAGCCACAGCTCAAGACAACCGCCACTATCCAACTTTgtaccaccaccacccctcctctGTGATGCTGCAGGGAGCCCCTCCGCAGCAGGTTGCTGGCTACATGATGGCAGGGCCATCAGGAGGACACTCAGGGGTGCTACAGGGTCATCCTGTCTCACTCCCAACTCCAGGCCTCAACCAAGCGTACTCCAGCTCCACACCGGGCCCCGCTGCTTTTCCCGGGGCCACGTTGAACCAGCCGTTACTCCAGCAGCACGCTTACTTCCAGCAGCCTGTACAGCAG ATGTCCATGTGTTACTGCTCTTCAGCCCACCACCCACACTGCTCCACTcagcat caccatcatcatcagcagcagcagcagcagcaccaccactACCGACCCCCGGTCAACACGCTGTCCTATAACTGCCCTCAGAGCCAAAACCTGCCCCAACAAG TGCACCAAGCCGTGATGCCAAACCCAGCGTCCAGCTACCAGACTGTAGTGGGCGTGCAGCCAACACCCAACCTCGCCCTCACTGGCAACCAGCAAAGCAATATGGGCAACCAGATGCAAGGCATGATGGTCCAGTACCCTCCAATGCAGTCTTATCAG caggtttCTGTGCCACAGCAGACGTACCAGCAGCCAATGTTTGTGTCCTGCCAGCCGGGACAGGGGGCGATGGCTGTTGCTGGCATGCAGCCCTACTACAGCCTGCTCCCCCCGAACCAGCACACCACCATGAG TTCAACAGTGAGTTTCCTGCCCGCCCAGATGATGGAGCAGCTCCAGTTCCCTCAGTCCCAGTCCCCTTGTGTCTCCCAGCAGCACCCAGGCCAACAGTACGCAG ggttgTTGCCGCCGGCCCCCAGCAGTGGCATGGTGATGCTGCAAATGACAGCGCCCCCCTGCCAGCAGCCCCGGGCCCCCTCCCCCTGCCAGCGGAAACAGCCCGGCTACAAACACCCAGGGCCCGAGAACCAGCGCAGCCGCAGGCCTGCCGAGCTCCCGCCGCTTCCAGACATCACCCAG AGCAGCCTGCGCTCGTCCCCGGCGCTCACTCACTCGCCAGGCCAGCCGCCCAGCGTCAAGGGGCTCCTCCCACCAGGCATCTCGCCCATCCCTGTCATGGCCCACCACCCGCAGCTCCCTACAGCCTTCTGCCACAGTGGACAAG GTGAAGCCCACTACTCTCTACTGGGCCAACCTCTGCATTACAAACCCTCCATCAGACCTCCGCTGATCCACACTGCCCACATGGTGACCAAACACCag gGTCCACTGGGGGTTTGGCGTAGCGGTCATGTGAGGAAGGCCAGCAGAAAACCTCTGTCTTCAGATCTCAGTGTAGGTGAAGCAG tgagcACTCACATCCTGGAAGTGACAGATCCTCCAGAGGGGATCAGCTGTACAGACTCCAACCACCTCCTGGCAGAGCTCTGTGAAGGGGGCGAACTGATCCCGCGGCCGTCGGACCACCGGCTGCGCAACACAACCAGAGACGCTCCCGGCAGAGACCTGGCCTCATCACACTCTGTCTTTGCCATGCTACCCTCCAGATACGCTGTCCCAAGCACCGCGCTCCACCACCGCAGCCCCCGGGCTTCCTTTTAA
- the LOC117775239 gene encoding R3H domain-containing protein 1 isoform X8 — protein MRMSDTADSEATKVSEATDPASSPNDNAAKSEVSDPSQSCRDEQGSNSKRDAQPVKYSKSNTRLKLVRSLAVCEESFPCPIPEPSAAPQDGFLLQPFEKEERGTQDQAEKEDVSDKVDKPEKTQRKRLSRDSSQDYTDSTGIDLHEFLVNTLKGNPKDRSMLLKLEQDILDFISNNESQKRKFPPMTPYHRMLLHRVAAYFGMDHNVDPSGKSVVINKTTNTRIPDQKFSEHIKDDRADDFQKRYILKRDNSSFDREDSTIRMRLKADKRSKSMEEREEEYQRARERIFAHDVDHYILDRSAQDEDACMSTQQRRQMFRLRAGRSGASRQSSSETETLPRHGEPRPWSSTDSSDSSNRLAPRPAITKASSFSGISPGLVRGDSTASSKSTGRLSKTGSESCSSVGSSSSSISRPQLPLPASAATRSNILNTQLIHPAADTRGPGHPEMIKSIPSQPPPAIDTTNYYVLPLEPSAIPPGSVLVNPHTGKPFIHPDGSAVLYNPASIVPAAGRIPQQGKPPQQPISAAGQQQTTNHLHSQPDVLNAQFSHMTLTQQQQPSDSGATAQDNRHYPTLYHHHPSSVMLQGAPPQQVAGYMMAGPSGGHSGVLQGHPVSLPTPGLNQAYSSSTPGPAAFPGATLNQPLLQQHAYFQQPVQQMSMCYCSSAHHPHCSTQHQQQQQQQHHHQQQQQQHHHQQQQQQHHHHQQQQQQHHHYRPPVNTLSYNCPQSQNLPQQVHQAVMPNPASSYQTVVGVQPTPNLALTGNQQSNMGNQMQGMMVQYPPMQSYQQVSVPQQTYQQPMFVSCQPGQGAMAVAGMQPYYSLLPPNQHTTMSSTVSFLPAQMMEQLQFPQSQSPCVSQQHPGQQYAGLLPPAPSSGMVMLQMTAPPCQQPRAPSPCQRKQPGYKHPGPENQRSRRPAELPPLPDITQSSLRSSPALTHSPGQPPSVKGLLPPGISPIPVMAHHPQLPTAFCHSGQGEAHYSLLGQPLHYKPSIRPPLIHTAHMVTKHQGPLGVWRSGHVRKASRKPLSSDLSVGEAVSTHILEVTDPPEGISCTDSNHLLAELCEGGELIPRPSDHRLRNTTRDAPGRDLASSHSVFAMLPSRYAVPSTALHHRSPRASF, from the exons ATGAGAATGTCCGATACCGCCGACAGTGAAGCGACGAAGGTTTCCGAGGCCACCGACCCGGCGTCGTCTCCAAACGACAACGCCGCCAAGTCTGAGGTTTCAGACCCGAGCCAGAGCTGCAGAGATGAGCAGGGCAGCAACAGTAAAAGGGACGCACAG CCTGTGAAGTACTCCAAG tCCAACACCAGGCTAAAGCTGGTGCGGAGCCTGGCAGTGTGTGAAGAGTCCTTCCCTTGCCCTATTCCTGAGCCTTCAGCAGCACCTCAG GATGGATTCCTTCTCCAGCCCTTTGAAAAGGAAGAACGAGGAACGCAGGACCAAGCCGAGAAAGAGGACGTCTCTGACAAGGTGGACAAACCTGAGAAAACGCAGAGGAAAAGGCTGTCGAGAG ATTCCAGTCAAGACTACACAGATTCAACTGGCATAGATCTCCATGAGTTCCTGGTCAACACACTGAAGGGCAACCCCAA ggaTCGGAGCATGCTTCTGAAACTGGAACAGGACATCTTGGACTTCATCAGCAATAACGA AAGTCAAAAGAGAAAGTTTCCACCCATGACGCCTTACCATAGGATGCTGTTACACCGAGTGGCAGCCTACTTTGGAATGGACCACAATGTGGATCCCAGTGGAAAATCTGTGGTTATCAACAAAACCACCAACACTAGAAT ACCCGATCAGAAATTCTCCGAGCACATCAAGGATGACAGGGCGGACGATTTTCAGAAACGCTACATTCTCAAACGAGACAACTCCAGCTTTGATCGTGAAGACAGCACG ATTCGAATGCGTTTGAAAGCTGACAAGAGGAGCAAATCGAtggaggagcgggaggaggagtACCAGCGAGCCAGAGAAAGGATATTTGCACATGAT GTAGATCACTATATACTAGATAGAAG cGCGCAGGATGAAGACGCATGCATGAGCACCCAACAGAGGCGGCAAATGTTCAG GCTACGGGCCGGCCGGTCAGGCGCCAGCCGACAGAGCAGCTCAGAGACAGAAACGCTGCCGCGGCACGGCGAGCCTCGGCCGTGGAGCAGCACCGACAGCTCGGACAGCTCCAACCGGCTCGCCCCGCGACCCGCCATCACCAAGGCCAGCAGCTTCAGCGGCATCTCCCCCGGCCTGGTCCGAGGGGACAGCACAGCCAGCAGCAAGAGCACCGGGAGGCTCTCGAAAACAG GTTCCGAATCATGCAGTAGCGTCGGCTCCTCGTCCAGCTCGATATCCCGTCCCCAGCTGCCTCTCCCAGCTTCGGCCGCAACCCGATCCAACATCCTCAACACGCAATTAATCCACCCGGCCGCCGACACCAGAGGCCCCGGACACCCGGAGATGATCAAGAGCATCCCATCGCAGCCGCCGCCAGCTATAGACACAACCAACTATTACGTGTTGCCGTTGGAACCCTCAGCGATCCCACCTGGCAGTGTTCTGGTCAACCCACACACAG GCAAGCCTTTCATCCATCCCGACGGCAGCGCTGTACTTTATAACCCGGCAAGCATCGTCCCCGCTGCTGGCAGGATTCCACAGCAGGGGAAACCCCCACAGCAGCCAATCTCTGCCGCAGGCCAGCAGCAGACCACCAATCATCTGCACTCCCAG CCCGACGTCCTAAACGCCCagttcagtcacatgactctcacgcagcagcagcagcccagcgACAGCGGAGCCACAGCTCAAGACAACCGCCACTATCCAACTTTgtaccaccaccacccctcctctGTGATGCTGCAGGGAGCCCCTCCGCAGCAGGTTGCTGGCTACATGATGGCAGGGCCATCAGGAGGACACTCAGGGGTGCTACAGGGTCATCCTGTCTCACTCCCAACTCCAGGCCTCAACCAAGCGTACTCCAGCTCCACACCGGGCCCCGCTGCTTTTCCCGGGGCCACGTTGAACCAGCCGTTACTCCAGCAGCACGCTTACTTCCAGCAGCCTGTACAGCAG ATGTCCATGTGTTACTGCTCTTCAGCCCACCACCCACACTGCTCCACTcagcatcaacagcagcagcagcagcagcatcatcatcaacagcagcagcagcagcaccatcatcagcagcagcagcagcagcaccatcatcatcagcagcagcagcagcagcaccaccactACCGACCCCCGGTCAACACGCTGTCCTATAACTGCCCTCAGAGCCAAAACCTGCCCCAACAAG TGCACCAAGCCGTGATGCCAAACCCAGCGTCCAGCTACCAGACTGTAGTGGGCGTGCAGCCAACACCCAACCTCGCCCTCACTGGCAACCAGCAAAGCAATATGGGCAACCAGATGCAAGGCATGATGGTCCAGTACCCTCCAATGCAGTCTTATCAG caggtttCTGTGCCACAGCAGACGTACCAGCAGCCAATGTTTGTGTCCTGCCAGCCGGGACAGGGGGCGATGGCTGTTGCTGGCATGCAGCCCTACTACAGCCTGCTCCCCCCGAACCAGCACACCACCATGAG TTCAACAGTGAGTTTCCTGCCCGCCCAGATGATGGAGCAGCTCCAGTTCCCTCAGTCCCAGTCCCCTTGTGTCTCCCAGCAGCACCCAGGCCAACAGTACGCAG ggttgTTGCCGCCGGCCCCCAGCAGTGGCATGGTGATGCTGCAAATGACAGCGCCCCCCTGCCAGCAGCCCCGGGCCCCCTCCCCCTGCCAGCGGAAACAGCCCGGCTACAAACACCCAGGGCCCGAGAACCAGCGCAGCCGCAGGCCTGCCGAGCTCCCGCCGCTTCCAGACATCACCCAG AGCAGCCTGCGCTCGTCCCCGGCGCTCACTCACTCGCCAGGCCAGCCGCCCAGCGTCAAGGGGCTCCTCCCACCAGGCATCTCGCCCATCCCTGTCATGGCCCACCACCCGCAGCTCCCTACAGCCTTCTGCCACAGTGGACAAG GTGAAGCCCACTACTCTCTACTGGGCCAACCTCTGCATTACAAACCCTCCATCAGACCTCCGCTGATCCACACTGCCCACATGGTGACCAAACACCag gGTCCACTGGGGGTTTGGCGTAGCGGTCATGTGAGGAAGGCCAGCAGAAAACCTCTGTCTTCAGATCTCAGTGTAGGTGAAGCAG tgagcACTCACATCCTGGAAGTGACAGATCCTCCAGAGGGGATCAGCTGTACAGACTCCAACCACCTCCTGGCAGAGCTCTGTGAAGGGGGCGAACTGATCCCGCGGCCGTCGGACCACCGGCTGCGCAACACAACCAGAGACGCTCCCGGCAGAGACCTGGCCTCATCACACTCTGTCTTTGCCATGCTACCCTCCAGATACGCTGTCCCAAGCACCGCGCTCCACCACCGCAGCCCCCGGGCTTCCTTTTAA